The DNA region TCGAGAAAGAACTCATATAGAAAGGTACGTagaagtttaaaaattttcaatgataATGTCACATAGGAGATGGTCTGACATGATAGTCACCTTGTACTGTACGTTCAACTTTGGTACAACGAAAGAGAAAGCAACAGAAACAACATAGCCTGAGAGGGTTAAGTAATGGGTTTAGCCGTATAGAGCAGTTATAATTATCAAGTTTTTTTTCCCAAGGGGTAGTGGGGTAGTTGGATGGGGAAATGGGGGAGTGATAGAAGACATAAAAGGGGGGAGACCTCCCTCATGAAGTGGGGTAAATGCGGTTGCGATATTTGGTTTTTTGACTGTGCAGTAACCAATTGCGTGAACGCACGAGGATGGTTGAGCTGGTTTCATAAATGTGCAGCCCCTCAACGTTGGAAAAGAAACCCTTGATTTTTATTTGGGTAAACTAGCCAGGAATTCACTTAGCTTTCATAAGTTTTCTTtggtattgaaaaataaaaattttattttaagcattgttgttaaaaattatatttattttaggtattttcattaaaaataattttgattttaattatatgttgttgatttttatttttacatggaaTTGAGTTATTTAGATGCATTAACTTAAATTctaagtaaaaactcaagttttccCCTTTAAAAATCGAGGTAATTAaccgaaattcaaattttttcctTATGACTCAAAAACTAAATTtagaatgaaaatgaaaatagaataaTTTTCCCTATAAATATCTTGTAAAACCCCAAAAGTttcccttttattaaaaaaattaaaattaattctaaaaaataaagtgaattaaattaggaaaatggTTTTTCCTTAAAATACCCAATTTTTCCTATAAAAATCTAAGCAATTACTATAAATTTCAAGTTTTccccttaatttaaaaaaaaagaaaagaataaaggaaattaaaaatataaaattaattttccatttaaaattaGGTTTTTCATTGTAAAAACCCATGTTTTTTTCTTATAAATCCTAGGTATTTTGTCTTAtactaaaaaactaaaattaattataaaagaaaaataaaataagtagttaaaacaaaaacttaTTAAAACTGAATAACTAAAATGaatgtataataatattaaattaacggtgagtgaccaaaatagaaacggTTTTTAATGAAAGTGTCTTaaatgaaaatgatttttaacaaaaatgcctaaaatgaaaacttgtgaaagttgagtgaccaactatcaaatttaccttttttattatAATCAGAGTAGTTTGAGGTTGTAAGGAGAGGTGTAGGTGGGGCTCGCTTCACGTTGGGTTCGTCAGTTGTGCGTGGGGCCACGTTTTCAACTCAATGGATCATAAGGCCGCAGTAACTGCTCATTGTGCAGCCGACTAATCAGGGCAGAAACTGACTATTTTTATGCCATGGAACAGCAAAAATATCTGCCCATGCGTACTGAAAATTTATATACCCTTTTATCCATCCTGATTTATTCCcctcttttattctttttctcttACTGGGCTAACAAAATTTCGGAGGACTATTAGGTTAGTGCTCTTTAAAGTTATTTGACTATAAGCTATGGTTTTGATAATAAAAGTCAGATGAGATTAACAAAGTTTGATTACACACCCTATTGTTTACCAGCAACTTCCAAGCATTCAACGATATAGAACTCATGAAAGAGAACACATACAGCTCAATTCGATAATAGTTAATGAACATCCGGAAAATTACATtcagctgaaaaagataatgaaaAGATATCAATTCTTACATTCTAGATGATCACTACATTAAGGTCTCTCTCTTGTTCCAACATCACAAGGATGGCATATGGAACTGTTTGAGAAATCAGATTTCCCAGATAATATTGGAATCAACATCCTACATTCTTATTTACTGCAGTTCATATGATGAAAAACTGTATCCTGATCTTCCTTCATTTGTGGATTTCAGCTCAAGCTTCTGAAATGGACTGCAAATTCATAGAGGAGAATTTGGCCAAACAATTGAGCACAAAAGAGAAAGGGGAGATGGCAAGAGCATTGAACATTGGGTTACGAAGCAAAGAGGTATGGTATAATCTAGTTTATTCAGTATTCTGGTCTTCCACCAGAAGAGATCAAGCATTTTTCAAGTATTTGCTCAAATTGGATCATTAACAGAAATATGGAATACCATGAAGAAATACAGATACCTGCTATTAGGATCGTAATAGAAGCCGCTGATAGAACCATCGCTGCAAGAGAAGCAAACATAGTAAAATCCGGCTATGGTTAGCCCACAGTCTGTCCCAACATTTACGAAGTATTGCTCTTTCCATCTCTGAACCAGGAAAATAAAAGCAACAGAAGAGTTACAAATCATCAGTCAATTTAAGTAATTCTTCAAATTAGTGAAAATAAATGAGACTGAATTACCATAAATATGTATGGGTAATTACTCAGGTCCAAAGATTTCCCACCATCAACCTCTACTTGACTCTGAAAAGAAAAAGGCCAGCTAAGTGAGCACAGTTCTGCATATAGGTTACAAGCTCTAACTCCTTACCAGTAGTGGTGAAAAAGATGGAAACTTTGTCCAATGCCTTTTATCATCCTCAGGCCTGTTAAAAAGGAGGAAATGAATTACGTCAATCTTCCAACTTTCCATGGAAAGAATTGCTTATCATCAATTTTATGGAAAACAGCTCCAttgttgaaaagaaagaaaaaaagagaacgaCAGAAAGAAACATACGATGCTTCCCACTTGCCAGTATAGAAAGTATAATTCTTTGTATCTACAATCTCCCCTTCCCAAAAGGTTACCACCTGAgaaacattaaaaagaaaaacagcaAGGACACAAGAGGTAAGATCAAAAGTCCCGCAGTTCAACTAGATTTCCCATGTTGGTTGAAGTCAACAAGAACGCATTTAGGAAACAATTGCAGAAGTGATAACAACCGCTTACAATCTGAAAAGAAAAATGCATAATATCTCTTTATTACCATctatcaattttgattttttttttgtattaaataagtaaaatccTATGCGTTAGTGTCTCTTATGTATATCATAAAGATAACTATCTAATACAAGAGGTTAAGAAGGGGATAGTTTTGGCAGGTAAAATCCACGaagaaatggaaatgaagatGTTGGAAGGAATATAATCAACCAAATTATAAGACAGTGTCCATGTCAAAGTTAAAATCTTTCTGCTTTGGATGGTAGAAGATTCATCAAACATTGTAAAATCAAATGACCATTACACTAAGAAACTTAAAGAGGAAGCCTCCCAGCAAACATTTCAAAACCTATCCAGATGGTTAAAGCATTCAACTTACTGGTGTATCGGCCATAGGAACATTTAGAGCTTCCATAGTCCCACAAAGATACCCATGTTCGAGATCACATCCTTGTATTCGAACATTAACTCGCCAAGCTTCCTCTTTTTGTAAACTAGAGACATTTTGTGTGCCAGAAAATGTCTGCAAATAAAACTGTGTTATTATACAATCAACTAAAGGATAACATATAGAAAGTTTCACCCAATTGCAGTAAACTAACCCAAATCAACTAAAAAAACCTATTCAGAAACTAAAATCAAACACCTATAACAACGAATTATCAAAGGATACATAAGGTTGTTAAGGAAtacaattaaaagttaaaaatcccAAGAAATAAGAAAGGGGGAAATTTCATTGACCTGTCCAACACTCAAAAGTGTACAAGCTGGAGGTGAAGTATCTCCGGAATTTGTACCTTCATAATTGAACAAATATATCGAACAGAAAAGCAAAAAGATAGAAACCTTAACTGCCGAAACCAgattaaactatatatataacccTTAAAAAGGGGACTtagagaaaaaaggaaaaaccTGAAACTTGAGAAGGTGTAGAGCTCTCCGTGACTCTCACTGGCATTGTTTAGGATTTTCGTCGAGTTAATAATATTCGGGAATTAAATCGATCATCGGCAGCTAGAAGGAGAAGCTAAAGTTTATAAAGATCCGAGTAGAAAACGGGTTTATCCGTTTATAAAAATCCGGCACGCGCATTATATTTTTGCTCCAACTTTATTTAGTTCTTTAATTCAAATCTTGAATTTTGCtttgcttaatttttttatttttatttttaacgcttaattctttttttatttttaacaatatacatatagattttgatcatatttattttttatgacacAATACCTAAAACTAAAACAcaaaataggaggataatgcacttcagcacACTCAAATTCATGTTTTCCTACATTAACAACAATATCTATATCAATCGAACTTATACTCAATCGACACTTTGCTTAATATTTTCATTGGCATAAAtgaacaacaaaaaatattttcattggcACAAAGGATAGGAAACCAAATGAACTCTCCTATGAACTTTTTTTTAATCGAAACACAAATATGAGAAAATGTGTTGATGTAATTTTACTATATTTAAGAGATTTATTGTGTTAGTATCACCTATGTCCTAAATCAATTGTGCAATTATGAAAActcttaattttataaaataataaaaactattgAAGATATTTTTGTCATTtcaaatcatataaaatttaaaaaatgtgctTGATGGAATTCAAACCTAAAACACTATAATTTTCAATGTCTTAACCATTTCAATTAAAGCTCTATTTGAtccttaaatcaattttttatttgttatataatttttttcacccACATCTTGGTATGCAATAATCTAGACGAAATTAAAAGTTTTAAGAGCTTGGAACCATGGTTGACTTTCGAGCTTTGTCTAATTCACTTATTTTGTTACCCAATGTCTTATTTGATGTTCTTTAGTTATTGTAAGATTGATGAACGACATTTTCATCCATTGAATATATGAGAAACTTAGTAGTTGCATCTAATGTACTTTGGTGTGTTTCCTCTCTAATATGCGAATGAACAATTTATCTCCATTCCAAATTGTGCATCCATTTATTATATTGTGCAATAATTGTGGCAATTTCATTCTCATTATTTGTAGCTTTGTTGTAAGGAGGTTCCTTAAAGAAAAGGAGGTTGTCTCTTATCATGTTATTTCTTTGTTGGAATTTTCAAGTAGAAAGATAATTCCAAAGAGTTCATGGTATTGTTTCCATTCAATAATCAGGTTGTGAACTACCCTAACAAAAGTCTCATTTAAAttttctaacatcttctttcTACTTGTTTTTCAATTGAACTATTTTGGAAAGCACTCACAAAGTGTTGATAGATGTATTTTTCTTATCGAATTGTTGCCATAACATTGGTTTGCATCTTTTCAAAGAAGTTTTGTTATGTTGGAGCGATTTGACCACAAGGTGCAGGCAATGTATTTGATGTATAGGTATTGATTCAAGTTTATTCTATTATTACTTATACAAATGCACTTCAATATCCATATTTTTTTTACTGAAGAGATTCTTAAATTGTGACTTCACAGACTACTCTTGCGATACAGCAAACAATGAAGAGATGGCCCTTTGGTTCTTCTACATCATTGCACGATAGGAAATCCATCTCGCTAGTGTTAATTCTTTTCTAAATTCCCTCTTCACAAGGTAGacaattgttattatttttttagaaaaggaTCATAATTTTAAAAGGTAGTTTTAGAGTCCACAATCTATCCCACAATTTCCTATTtccatttacttattattttgcCTATTGTCCTCTAGATTTACATAAAAGTTGTAGGTTGGTATTATCATAAAACAACCATTAAAGGAATGTTTCTAGATCACTTGATAATTATCCTTAAAAGAGAGAATTTTCTTACAACCCAATGGAGTTAACATCTAGATCTTGAAAACCTTTTAATTTGATGGAATGAATACATGGCCTTTCCTATTCTTTATGATGTGAAACATCATCTTACAAAATAAAGCCTTTCAAGAGAAGTTCCATACCAATTAGTGTACTCTTTGAACTCCTTGAGTAACTTTTCTTACATGTTGCTTCCATGAATTTCTCATCATGACAATATCTCTTTTACTAAGGTGTCAGAGATGAGCCAATTGTCATTTTTGAGAACTCATCATGCCTACTTAACAAGGTTGGCTCTATTCAAGCTTTATGGATTTTTGGAACCCAAACCTTCATTGATTTATTGATGAAAATTTTTCCAATTTGTAAGTGCAACATACACCCCTTCTCTTTATGTCCCCATAAAAAATTCTTAATGATTTGACCAACTTTGGAACATATCTTTAGGGGCTTGGAAGCAAGATATGTTAGTACAAATTTTTGGTGAGGAAAATATTGAACACACGAATGAAACTCGAAcataaaaagaagaaataggataaGGCTCCAAGatgtgtatcaagccactatcatTAAGGTTATATTCGTCCCCAcctatcttcagtgtgcaaaagagtttcaagcaaattaacctcgagatacaatgaagccaatgactatttgtgttttgcactgacgagTATAGTCCACTAAGAactgagcaatgtataacaaaaaaCTCAAATTCTACAAAAGATTTCTGCAGTAAtattttatagaataatctaatattattagaaaatggaggaaggaaagaaagaatttagaatttgttgttgtgttttctaaatgaaatctcattcttatttataggaattttcatagCTCTTCATAGAGACTTCTTTTAATAGGTGTCTTTctaaataataatgtctttaaaataaacacataattattcatttaatattataactattcaaataatattgtttgaatagttataattctttttcaaaaatcaaataatataacttttgacTAATAACCAAAAGATTTATcctttgattaattacacccattcatttatagttattggaatgctataaatatttgaaaatgttcctaCAATCTcccctattttcaaaatattttagattttgatattcttggaaatcaatttgcataaataaaggtgtcttacgattgaaccttcacttagtgaaaatatgttaaagttaatcgaaattgcatggtagactaagctttgaaccaactattccatttgattaaccgaaCACATCTCATACAATGATTTTAACAtcggtcaatgcatagtatctagggacactattatggccatgCGTTTGTGTCCTCTTCTCATGAGTGCTGTTAGAGCCAAGTCCTTAAGCTCCTAGAaacggccacacttccactcacataggtagatcccatcaagagtgttcccgtaattataacactctaacatatttatgttataggTCTATTAAGGGAACATTACTCATCATTCCCTTATCATTatgggtacctagcactttaatcttaggatggatttatttatagtgctaacagtcacatactaatggtgtactttgtctcattgaactcaagacttaaCGTTATGCtaagcgttgagtcgagtttccatcatgggtgactctaattaatgggcttgagtTTCATCCCTTTTGAtgtcctttttactgcatctctagcaagaaTTTTTGTTAAAGAACCCgtcaaattttcacttgaccataattaatagtgatcactccatcagaaaTTCATTGCCGGACAtagctatgtcttaatccaatgtgtctagactttccattatatacttggctatatgcctttgttAGAGTAGCCTTACTATCACAATgaatagaaataggtgaaattggtttaggccataaaggtacatcataaaacaaatttcttaaccattctaaTTCTTTAGATGTAGCGACTAATacaataaattctgctgccatggtggaatcagtaatacatgctTGTTTCTTGGAACCTCAAGAAATggctcctccaccaagaatgaagatccatctactagtagatgcatgatcttccaaacttgtaatccaattagcatccgaatacccttctaaagtTTGAgaatatccattataacacaatccatagttaatatttttctttaagtacctaagtactctattcaaagcttgccaatgcaaactacttgggtTACTTGTGTACTTATTCAATTTCCCAACAACATATGCaatatgtaacagcccggtttagaccctagtcagaatagtggtttcagaaccacaaatctgaggtcagaaaattattttaataatatttttggtaATTACATCATATTATTTGATAtgagtgaaaattttgtgatttaattttagcgtttgtgtgTTCGATttgttaaaaaggacttaatcgcgtaaattgtaaaagtggcattccatatgttaaaagtgcttaagtGTTATGGCTTTTATAATCAAAGGTTCTTATGATGATATTAAACCATTTGAATGatggatggacataaatgggcttgtattaagtgatttttatatggtttaataaagggtaaaattggtatttgattattaatgttatattaaataaaaaagtcatTATATGCTTAAATTATCATCACTATCatcgaaaatcaaaagaaaataaaatataaaatttcatttagggTTTGGCTATGGTtgagcttgattgaggtatgtattttgctcggtttttgatgatttctatgtttttgtgattgttgctttgtgttctattaggcccatgcctcaattttagaatttgatgatgattttgagttatgccattgttgattttgtgatctttgtaatattaattgatgaaatatggaagcttgataatagataaatatgttttgtattgggatttttgatgaatttgagtattttggtcTAATTTGTAAAGATgagaaattgaggggttaaaatatgaaataaatgaaatatgtgggcttatatgagctaagGGAAAATTTGGCGAAGCATGTGTATATAGaaaatttgtatattttgtgatttttgtgattaaggactaaagttttaaaatatgaaaatatgaggactaatttgtaaaatgccctaaatatgtgtaaatggattaaattgaatgatttggtgaataaaagagttaaatttgaatgtgtttagatcaagaaccaaagaaaacaaaattagatcgggggaaaatgaaagtagttgaatagccgttcGTTTCCATTCATTCTCGtatgaggtaagtcaatatacaaataaatgtgttttaattgaattattacagcttatatgttaatgaatagtgatgaatggctatttgagttgaatatgagaaATTCGAGTTAGTTCCAATAATGTGACGACGTccgaaaagtcccgtacgaaccataggaatagttaggatacatatgtcatgaaataggattccgatatgtgatttcgtgtaagaacacgtctgggacattagcatcgatttgagatttacgtgtaagaccatgtctaggacgtcagcatcgtatttgattttgtgtcaGACCCTGTcaggacagtggcatcgacatTTGAatatatgtaagaccacgtctgggacattgccATTGTtcgagctttccgagctatcctCGTATCATATTTGATTCCGTACGGTTTAATGGGTATCCCGAGAAAtgaataactatgtgaatgtatatccgactcaggtacgtatgaactatatatggaatttggaaatgaaaggtgagtatgaaTGTAATCTTCTGATATGTGAGCTACATGGAAATGTGATGTACTTATAAGCAAGTGATTATGAACAATTGAGCTAGATGAGAAATATGAACTTGCTATTGTGTTATGgcatgattcatatgaatgaattggtttataattttgatatgtgataagtttatttgtatatggcttactaagctttggaaagcttactttgtgtgtttttcaattattttatagattatcgaagctaccgTGAGCTTGGGGATCATTAAGGATCGTCGTCACACTATCGAactatattttggtatttttgaagttgtaaatattaatgtatggcatgtataggctagtaagtatatgatatattttgtgttaatattatagccatgagatttggattaattttggttgtaaatgttggtatgttttagccatttaagttggcttatgATATGAGCTTGAAAGGTTAATAATGTGATGTATTTGATGTCTTATGTGTGGCCTGTTTATGTGATGTTGAAATGGTTGTGTTTAGATGACATGATATGTGTATGTTTTGGTGAATTTGGCTGCCTATAAGTGTATTGGAATGATGCAATTTTGGTTGCTTTGTGTGCTTGAGATTAGGGTTGcaatttggctttgcaaatggcctatttttgtccacatgggaagAAACATAGGcgcgtgtctcaaccgtgtgcgacacatggttatgttacacgactgtgtgtcctatggggtagtcctacaatttaaagtcagtctcgagcaaggcctagacacatgggcatgtctggtggctgtgtgaggcacacagctttGGCACATGGGCACGTGTGGCCGTTTCGAAAGGTACATGGGCTAGATATATAGGCGTGTGgttagctgtgtgacccaagttagtttcGATCACGGCCAAGGCATAGGGCATGTCCTcgaccgtgtggtacaagtcagtatgtatgccttattttcacacgacctatggcacgggcgtgtttgataactgtgtgagtcacacagcctgttcacacgtgCATGTGACCTGTGATTGCATAATTTTTCTAAGTGTCCGGAAGCTTTTATATGTGATCGATTTAGTccgaaccacttttaagcatgttttaaggtttcaTATAGCCTTGTAAGGGATAATGTGAATGTTTGTGAATAGTTTACGATactgaatgcataaatgtatgtgaatgacgTGTAatattcggtaatgcctcgtaaccctattccggtgacgaatacgagttagtggtgttacacaatatctggtcttgtacaagttaTTATGTACATAAGTCAAccacttgcatatttcaattgatcaattttcctaccaacattagatactaattttatttgaggatccatgggtgtagatgctggta from Gossypium hirsutum isolate 1008001.06 chromosome A04, Gossypium_hirsutum_v2.1, whole genome shotgun sequence includes:
- the LOC107948885 gene encoding glucose-induced degradation protein 4 homolog isoform X1 yields the protein MPVRVTESSTPSQVSGTNSGDTSPPACTLLSVGQFYLQTFSGTQNVSSLQKEEAWRVNVRIQGCDLEHGYLCGTMEALNVPMADTPVVTFWEGEIVDTKNYTFYTGKWEASPEDDKRHWTKFPSFSPLLSQVEVDGGKSLDLSNYPYIFMRWKEQYFVNVGTDCGLTIAGFYYVCFSCSDGSISGFYYDPNSSPFQKLELKSTNEGRSGYSFSSYELQ
- the LOC107948885 gene encoding glucose-induced degradation protein 4 homolog isoform X2, which encodes MPVRVTESSTPSQVSGTNSGDTSPPACTLLSVGQTFSGTQNVSSLQKEEAWRVNVRIQGCDLEHGYLCGTMEALNVPMADTPVVTFWEGEIVDTKNYTFYTGKWEASPEDDKRHWTKFPSFSPLLSQVEVDGGKSLDLSNYPYIFMRWKEQYFVNVGTDCGLTIAGFYYVCFSCSDGSISGFYYDPNSSPFQKLELKSTNEGRSGYSFSSYELQ